Within the Dolichospermum compactum NIES-806 genome, the region AACGCAAGTCAGACGAAGAACCCTACAAGTTATCCAAGGAATATAAACAGCTTTTTGAAGAAGTTTATAACTTTGCACGGGGTTTAGTCAAAACTACTACCGCAGAAATGAGTCATGCCCAACGCCGGGGACGTTATTGGTCAGCATTGGCATTAATTCGTTGTGTCATGTCTTCTCCGGCTGCGGCGATCGCCACCTTAAACCGTAACTTAACAAGCAAGGAGTCAGGGAATAAGGAGGAGTTGGAAATTACGAATTACGAATTACGTTCGCGTGGCGTAGCCATAGGAAATATTACGAATTACGAATTACGAATTACGAATTACGAATTAGATGAAGATTTGATGAGTTCCTATGTTTATGATCCCACAGACCAGGAACAAGCTGTAGATGCTGCTCCCACTGTGGTAATAGAACAGGGAAAGCAAAGTTATGGGGATGCAGATAAACGTAAACTGCGGACTTTTATCCAAGCTGCGGCAGAGTTACAGGGGAATAAGGATCAAAAGTTACAAACTTGTATTAATTATATTCAATCCCTACTGGCAAATAATTACAACCCGATTATCTGGTGTCGCTACATTGCTACAGCTAATTATGTGGCAAATGCCTTGAAACAGAAATTAGAAAAGAAAAGTGGGCAAATTCGGGTGATTGCCATTACTGGGGAACAGTCGGAAGATGAACGAGAAATTAGGCTGCAAGAATTAAAGTCCTATCCTCAAAGAGTGCTGGTTGCTACTGACTGTTTGAGTGAAGGAGTAAATTTACAGTCTCATTTTAGTGCGGTGATTCACTATGATTTACCTTGGAATCCTAACAGATTAGAACAACGAGAAGGACGCATTGACCGTTATGGACAGGTAGCAACCCAGGTAAAAAGTTGTTTACTCTATGGTCAGGATAATCCCGTAGATGGGGCGGTTTTAGAAGTTTTAATTCGTAAAGCGGTACAAATTCATAAAACTTTGGGAATTACTGTTCCTGTACCAATGGATAGCACGACTGTTTCTGAAGCGGTGTTTAAATCTTTATTTGATAAGAGTACAGACGCGCAGCAGTTGTCATTATTGGATTTATTAGATGAGGGAGAATCAGCCGTTGCACAGGTGCATAAACAATGGGATAAGGCTGTAGAACGGGAAAAAATCAGCCGGACTCGCTTTGCACAAAAGGCAATTAAACCCACAGAAGTAGAACAGGAATTGATGGAATCTGATCAAATTCTCGGTAGTGAAGAGGATGTATTCAGGTTTGTGAATAATGCTTGTGCAAAGTTAAATTGTGCCTTGATTGAGAAAAAACAAGGATGGTTATTACCGTCAATTCCTGATTTTTTAAAACCTACTTTAGGGACAGAAAAACGGTTAATTACTTTTACCACACCTGCACCGTTTGGGGTGGAATATGTGGGACGGAATCATCCTTTGGTGGAGGGTTTAGCGCGTCATATTTTAGAAGTAGCTTTGCTTAATTCTGAAAATGATTTAGTAGCTAGGTGCGGGTTTACAACTACGGATACTGTAACTAAACGAACGACTTTATTGTTGTTAAGATTGCGACATTTGTTGACACAAAAAGTTAGTAGTCGGGCTTTAGCTCAAGGTGGGGATACGCTCAAGCGTAATCATGAACTGTTAGGAGAAGAATGTGCTGTAGTGGGGTTTACCGGACCGCCCTCAAATCCGATGTGGTTAACACCGGAAGACGCAAAAGCATTGTTAGAACAAGCTAACCCGGTGGCTGATGCTCCCGCGGGACTGAAAAAACAGGAGGTAGAAGAGTTGTTGAATCGTTTAGATGAGTTGCAAACAGATTTAGAACTATTTGCCAAAGAGCGATCGCACTCCTTATCCCAATCCCATCAGCGTGTACGGGCAATTACCCAAGAGGGCAGAGTTCAAGTAATACCACAGTTACCAATGGATTTGTTGGGAGTGTATATCTTGCAACCGGGGGTAATTCGTAATTCGTAATTCGTAATTCGTAATTCGTAATTTGGAATTCGTAATTCGTAATTCGTAATTCGTAATTCGTAATTTGGAATTCNNNNNNNNNNNNNNNNNNNNNNNNNNNNNNNNNNNNNNNNNNNNNNNNNNNNNNNNNNNNNNNNNNNNNNNNNNNNNNNNNNNNNNNNNNNNNNNNNNNNNNNNNNNNNNNNNNNNNNNNNNNNNNNNNNNNNNNNNNNNNNNNNNNNNNNNNNNNNNNNNNNNNNNNNNNNNNNNNNNNNNNNNNNNNNNNNNNNNNNNNNNNNNNNNNNNNNNNNNNNNNNNNNNNNNNNNNNNNNNNNNNNNNNNNNNNNNNNNNNNNNNNNNNNNNNNNNNNNNNNNNNNNNNNNNNNNNNNNNNNNNNNNNNNNNNNNNNNNNNNNNNNNNNNNNNNNNNNNNNNNNNNNNNNNNNNNNNNNNNNNNNNNNNNNNNNNNNNNNNNNNNNNNNNNNNNNNNNNNNNNNNNNNNNNNNNNNNNNNNNNNNNNNNNNNNNNNNNNNNNNNNNNNNNNNNNNNNNNNNNNNNNNNNNNNNNNNNNNNNNNNNNNNNNNNNNNNNNNNNNNNNNNNNNNNNNNNNNNNNNNNNNNNNNNNNNNNNNNNNNNNNNNNNNNNNNNNNNNNNNNNNNNNNNNNNNNNNNNNNNNNNNNNNNNNNNNNNNNNNNNNNNNNNNNNNNNNNNNNNNNNNNNNNNNNNNNNNNNNNNNNNNNNNNNNNNNNNNNNNNNNNNNNNNNNNNNNNNNNNNNNNNNNNNNNNNNNNNNNNNNNNNNNNNNNNNNNNNNNNNNNNNNNNNNNNNNNNNNNNNNNNNNNNNNNNNNNNNNNNNNNNNNNNNNNNNNNNNNNNNNNNNNNNNNNNNNNNNNNNNNNNNNNNNNNNNNNNNNNNNNNNNNNNNNNNNNNNNNNNNNNNNNNNNNNNNNGGAATTCGTAATTTGGAATTCGTAATTCGTAATTCGTAATTCGTAATTCGTAATTCGTAATTCGTAATTCGTAATTCGTAATTCGTAATTCGTAATTCGTAATTCGTAATTCGTAATTCGTAATTCGTAATTCGTAATTCGTAATTTGGAATTTGGAATTTGGAATTTAAGAAAGAAGCAAGGGAGGATGTTAAAGGTGACAAACACAAATGCAAATGTAAATGTCAAAAGCAACAATCATATCACAATTACAGATAGGACAAAACAATTTGCAATTAGGATAATCAAAGCTTGTTGCTTTCTTGATGAAAAACCAGGAACTTATCGGACACTTTCTAAACAGTTATTGCGTTCTGGTACTTCTGTAGGCGCAAATGTTAGAGAAGCTCAATCTGCTCAATCTGATAAAGACTTCATTCATAAATTAGAAATAGCCCTGAAAGAAGCCAGAGAAACTCAATACTGGTTAGAAATTTTGATAGAATCAGAATTAGTAGATAAACCAAAATTTACCTTACTTCTCCAAGAAGCTAACGAAATTGGAAAAATCTTAGTCGCTTCTACCAAAAAACTTAAAGACAAATAATTACGAATTACGAATTACGAATTACGAATTAAAACTATGATTGGCGTACAATTTGAAGGCAACTTACTCGCAGCAGATATTACCACTGAACTATTAACTGGTAATATCAAAGGACAAACACCGGCGGATTTTGGATTACCTAAATCTGATAAATTAGAAGATGAAATTGCGATCGCTTGGGGTGATGCAAAAGCCTATTGGGCATCTTTTCAACGCCAATTAAATAGGCTGGATGCGGAAGATACTGCCACCAGTATCACCCGTGAAATGGCTGTACTGCTGTTAAAAAGTCTGGGATATACTCCCGTATATACTGCTAAAGCTGAAGTGGTAGAAGGGCAAACCTACGGCATTTCCCACCGCGCTGTATCACCATCCGACTCTTCAATTACGAATTACGAATTACCAATTACGAATTATCCCCCCATTCATATTATTGGTTGTCGGTTGGATATTGATAAACGTCCTCCCAGTGGGACTCCTCGGTTATCAGCACATGGCTTAGTACAGGAATATCTTAACAAGACAGAGCATCTTTGGGCGATCGCAACTAATGGTTTTCGCTGGCGGTTATTACGCGACTCTTCTCTAATGACTCGCCTTACTTATATCGAATTTGACTTAGAGCAGATTCTCAACGGTGAGAACTTTGCCGAATTTGGCTTATTTTATCGGCTTTTCCACCGTTCCCGTTTACCGGAAACTGCGGATGATGCGGATAAATGCCTATTGGAATATTACCATCAAGAGAGTTTACAGCAAGGGGGAAGAGTCCGGGATAGACTTCGCGACGGGGTAGAAAAAGCTTTGATACAGCTAGGAAACGGCTTTATTCAACATCGTGATAGTGAAAATCTCTGCCAAAAATACTCCGATAATTACGAATTACGAATTACGAATTACGAATTAATTTATTACCGTCAATTATTGCGGTTAATTTATCGCCTATTATTCTTAATGGTGGCTGAATCTCGCAACTTATTATTAATTGGAGAAGATACAGAAAAAGCGAGAATTTATCTTGAATATTACAGTATTGAACGCTTGCGAGAATTAGCAGAACGTCCTCGCTATCGTCGGGAAGGATTTCAAGATATTTGGCAAGGTTTACGGGTGACATTTAAGTTATTTGATGAAAATTGGCGGGGACAAATATTAGGTTTATCGCCTTTAAACGGTGATTTATTTGGTTCACAAACTTTGACGGATTTAAATAATTGTGGTATTGATAATTATGATTTATTAACTGCCATTCGTTGTTTATCCTTGTATGAGGATAAAGGTCAAACACGCCGGGTAAATTATGCGGCTTTGGATGTGGAAGAATTGGGAAGTGTCTATGAAAGTTTATTAGATTTTCACCCCCAAATTAAACAAAATCAAGGCATATATGAGTTTAATTTAGTATTTGGAAGTGATAGAAAAACCACAGGTTCTTATTACACCCCTCCCCAACTTGTCCAACAGTTAATTAAGACAGCATTAGAACCAGTTATTGAGGAGAAATTACGCCAAGCTGAACAAAAAACTAGCAATTCTAATAATTACGAATTACAAACTACGAATTCCAAATTCCAAATTCCAAATTACGAATTACGAATTACGAATTACGAATTATCCCTATTAAGCATAAAAGTCATAGACCCCGCTTGTGGTTCTGGACATTTTTTATTAGCAGCAGCACGACGCATAGGAAAGGAATTAGCGAAAGTGAGAACAGGGGAATCTCAACCAGCACCAGAACCTTTACGTCAAGCGGTGCGTGATGTGATTCAAAATTGTATTTATGGGGTAGATTTGAACCCTTTAGCGGTAGATTTGTGTAAGGTGGCTTTATGGATTGAA harbors:
- a CDS encoding Eco57I restriction-modification methylase domain-containing protein, which encodes MIGVQFEGNLLAADITTELLTGNIKGQTPADFGLPKSDKLEDEIAIAWGDAKAYWASFQRQLNRLDAEDTATSITREMAVLLLKSLGYTPVYTAKAEVVEGQTYGISHRAVSPSDSSITNYELPITNYPPIHIIGCRLDIDKRPPSGTPRLSAHGLVQEYLNKTEHLWAIATNGFRWRLLRDSSLMTRLTYIEFDLEQILNGENFAEFGLFYRLFHRSRLPETADDADKCLLEYYHQESLQQGGRVRDRLRDGVEKALIQLGNGFIQHRDSENLCQKYSDNYELRITNYELIYYRQLLRLIYRLLFLMVAESRNLLLIGEDTEKARIYLEYYSIERLRELAERPRYRREGFQDIWQGLRVTFKLFDENWRGQILGLSPLNGDLFGSQTLTDLNNCGIDNYDLLTAIRCLSLYEDKGQTRRVNYAALDVEELGSVYESLLDFHPQIKQNQGIYEFNLVFGSDRKTTGSYYTPPQLVQQLIKTALEPVIEEKLRQAEQKTSNSNNYELQTTNSKFQIPNYELRITNYELSLLSIKVIDPACGSGHFLLAAARRIGKELAKVRTGESQPAPEPLRQAVRDVIQNCIYGVDLNPLAVDLCKVALWIEGFATGKPLNFLDHRIKCGNSLVGVLDLDCLDAGIPDDAFKAVTGDDKKLATDFKKRNKKERENQGQLSIFETAADDSYIFAKLWQELADFSENTPQEVKEKERKYQDNLLDNHWWLKKAACNLWTAAFFMYLTEHNLQLLPTTATIDRLKRETVQKVLNSDSNYELRITNYELQGLIDAANKLAQEKNFFHWPLEFPEVFNPQPENSSNYELRITNYELPKGFDCVLGNPPWERIKLQEKEFFASRNLDIANAQNKAAREKLIKELPKKNPALAQAFEDAKHDAEAQSKFIREGGRFPLTAVGDINTYAVFAETTRSLISVNGRVGVIVPTGIATDDTCKKFFGDLIQKQNLASLYDFENREKLFAAVDSRMKFSLLALSGKPIKRGNFAFFLTQPKQLENQTRLFQLSPQDIALINPNTLTCPVFRTSKDAELTKKIYQNVPVLENEKTGINPWGISFMAMFHMANDSGLFQNEAGDNLLPLYEAKMFHQFDHRWATYTDNGDTRDLTDDEKSDLSFSVQPRYWVDRKEVENKLSGKWDKNWLLGFRDITNSTNERTAIFSL
- a CDS encoding four helix bundle protein → MLKVTNTNANVNVKSNNHITITDRTKQFAIRIIKACCFLDEKPGTYRTLSKQLLRSGTSVGANVREAQSAQSDKDFIHKLEIALKEARETQYWLEILIESELVDKPKFTLLLQEANEIGKILVASTKKLKDK